One region of Micromonospora ureilytica genomic DNA includes:
- a CDS encoding AfsR/SARP family transcriptional regulator, whose amino-acid sequence MEQEIELSKSAGARHADDAPRPVSGSLRFQILGPLRIWRDDIELSAGPRQQGYLLALLLARAERPISVSNLIELLWGEDAPTSATNVIHKYVGTLRRLMEPSLPPRAIGSYLRRHGGGYLFAPGPGTLDLVSFRELTSAARASLAQRDRGKALDSYVEALELWRGPAGLLGPLAGAAASASVAGAHTGKF is encoded by the coding sequence GTGGAACAGGAGATCGAATTGTCGAAATCGGCCGGTGCCCGTCACGCCGACGACGCACCACGGCCGGTCAGCGGCAGCCTGCGGTTCCAGATCCTTGGCCCCCTGCGGATCTGGCGCGACGACATCGAGCTGAGCGCCGGACCTCGCCAGCAGGGCTACCTGCTGGCGCTCCTGCTGGCGCGAGCAGAGCGACCGATCAGCGTGAGCAACCTGATCGAGCTCCTCTGGGGCGAGGACGCGCCAACCAGCGCCACCAACGTCATCCACAAGTACGTCGGCACCCTGCGACGGCTGATGGAACCCTCGCTGCCGCCGCGCGCCATCGGCTCGTACCTGCGCCGGCACGGTGGCGGTTACCTGTTCGCACCCGGTCCTGGCACCCTCGACCTGGTCAGCTTCCGTGAGCTCACCAGCGCCGCCCGGGCAAGTCTCGCCCAGCGCGACCGAGGCAAGGCGCTCGACAGTTACGTCGAGGCACTGGAGCTGTGGCGCGGGCCGGCCGGCCTGCTCGGCCCGCTCGCAGGTGCGGCGGCGAGCGCATCCGTGGCAGGAGCCCACACCGGGAAGTTCTGA
- a CDS encoding MFS transporter, translating into MTASASNTRPGPARTGTHNKPHESQRAQEAKRHTAPGPGRRRGLTLFALALGAFAIGTGEFGSNGIIQLFAADLDASIPVATYAISAYAFGVMIGSPAITLLAARANRRTLLLGLIALFLVGNVLSALAPSIATLVVFRFITGSVQGAYFGAGAVVAAYVYGPGKGGRAFATVMGGLTVATILGSPLGTLVGQHAGWRATYWTVIGVGLLAGAALLAWLPRTDDLHGSSVARELGALRRLDVWLMVMVAALGISSIFAVYTFIGPFVTDAADESPALIPVALAVFGLGMAFGNYFGGRAADRHGSRPLIYGFGYVLVLLVAIGFFGSEILVLMPALFGVGATMMFAIPTIQVRLTEFAPDAPTLMGALNLAALNLANSLGAIGGAVTIGAGWGTLSTVWAGFVLTTAGLILFLATLGRTRATVTPA; encoded by the coding sequence ATGACCGCGTCAGCAAGCAACACCCGGCCCGGACCGGCCCGGACCGGTACACACAACAAGCCGCACGAATCTCAGCGCGCCCAGGAGGCGAAGCGGCATACCGCTCCCGGGCCGGGTCGCAGGAGGGGACTGACCCTGTTCGCGTTGGCCCTGGGCGCCTTCGCCATCGGCACCGGCGAGTTCGGCAGCAACGGGATCATCCAACTCTTCGCCGCCGATCTGGACGCGTCCATCCCGGTCGCGACGTACGCGATCAGCGCCTACGCGTTCGGTGTCATGATCGGGTCGCCGGCGATCACACTCCTCGCGGCTCGAGCCAACCGCCGTACTCTCCTGCTGGGCTTGATCGCGCTCTTCCTCGTCGGCAACGTCCTCTCGGCCCTGGCCCCGAGCATCGCCACCCTCGTCGTCTTCCGCTTCATCACCGGGAGTGTCCAGGGCGCCTACTTCGGCGCCGGCGCGGTCGTCGCCGCGTACGTCTACGGCCCGGGCAAGGGCGGAAGGGCTTTCGCGACCGTGATGGGCGGACTGACCGTGGCCACCATCCTCGGGTCACCGCTCGGCACCCTCGTCGGCCAGCACGCAGGGTGGCGCGCCACCTACTGGACCGTCATCGGGGTGGGTCTTCTGGCCGGCGCAGCGCTGCTGGCGTGGCTGCCACGCACCGACGACCTGCACGGCAGCTCCGTGGCACGCGAACTCGGCGCCCTTCGACGACTCGATGTCTGGCTCATGGTCATGGTCGCGGCGCTGGGCATCTCCAGCATCTTCGCCGTCTACACGTTCATCGGGCCGTTCGTCACCGACGCGGCGGACGAGAGCCCGGCGCTCATCCCCGTCGCCCTTGCCGTCTTCGGCCTCGGCATGGCATTCGGGAACTATTTCGGCGGCCGGGCCGCCGACCGGCACGGCAGCCGACCGCTGATCTACGGCTTCGGCTATGTCCTGGTGCTGCTCGTGGCCATTGGTTTCTTCGGCAGTGAGATCCTGGTCCTGATGCCGGCGCTGTTCGGCGTCGGAGCGACAATGATGTTCGCCATTCCCACCATCCAGGTACGGCTGACCGAATTCGCACCGGACGCGCCCACCCTCATGGGCGCCCTCAACCTGGCCGCCCTCAATCTCGCCAATTCGCTCGGCGCAATCGGTGGCGCCGTCACCATCGGGGCCGGATGGGGAACCCTCTCGACGGTGTGGGCGGGGTTCGTCCTCACCACCGCAGGTCTGATCCTCTTCCTCGCCACCCTGGGCCGGACCAGGGCAACCGTCACTCCAGCGTGA
- a CDS encoding RICIN domain-containing protein: MGRRSRGDQMLDRAPPASGVNAAFGVRGGRQSGLAMDVWQASTADGARISQWTPGTGTNQRFKLQRI, from the coding sequence ATGGGTCGGCGAAGCCGCGGCGATCAGATGCTCGACCGCGCTCCGCCTGCCTCGGGCGTGAATGCTGCATTTGGTGTCCGAGGGGGGCGGCAAAGCGGTCTGGCAATGGACGTTTGGCAGGCTTCGACCGCCGACGGTGCCCGCATCTCCCAGTGGACGCCCGGCACCGGTACCAACCAGCGATTCAAACTTCAACGAATCTAG